The DNA segment TTCTTTTTAAGAACATTTCGCCCAAGTCATCCCAAGTTTTTATTTGTTTTTGATAAATTAAGCATAGTAAGAGTGTTAATCTTTTTTTTTCATTAATATCTTTTAATTCACTGGCATCTAAACAATTAGCTTGACTAACGAAATAATTAATTAATGAGTTATTTATTCCTGATAAAAATTGTTCTATATTGCCAAATGTTTCCAACCATTTTTGATGTACTAATAAATCATTTAGATGATTTCTAGTTGCTTTTTTAGTTACTTGTTTAAGTTGATTATATGGACTTCTTTGTTCAAGGGGATGAATTAATAATAAATCATTTAAAATTTTAATATATTCCAGAGATAATTGAGTATAAACTTGTTGATATATTAAATTGTGAACTTGTGTTCTAATTCGATTTATTTCTCGTTCTAAGAAGGAAAAAGAGGGTAATTCGTATCTTTCTTTGACTAATTCTTCAATACCAACATTAATTAAATCGGCAGGATTTCCCATTAAATAGGCTTTATCTCTGATTTTTTCAGCTAAATATTCTTTCCCTATTTCTTCAAATTGTTTTACATTTATTTTTTGTCTAATTAAATCTCGATGTCGATGATAAGTACGAGGATTTTGATAACCTATTTTTATTTCTTCTGGTAATGATAATACTTCTTTTAAATGTTTTATTATTATCAGAGGTATTAAGTCAATTTTGGGAAAGTATCCTAATCTTTGGAAAGTTTTTAAATTGACTAATAAATTAAGATAATTAGTTTGGTTATTACTATGGTTATTGGCAAATAATTTTTCTTCTGAAATGGGAGTATAAATCTTGTTTAACTCATCGGTGGTATAATAACGTTTGAATCGAGGATAAGCGGTTCTTTCTATAGATGTCAATGGTTTGATAATATAATTGTGGTAATGTTAGACCAAAAAAAAGATTAAGTTATCTCCCTTTTTATATTTCACAAATTAGCTTATTATTTTTTATCTTGAGACAACGCCTATATTATCTCTTTTAATGGGCTAATCCTGCCAAAAAGATTCAAATCTTGTGGGGGAAATTTGCGTATAACGTACTGTGTGATGAATATTTTTGTGTCCTAGATAGTCTTGAATGGCTCTGGTATCATGCCCACGGGATGCTAGATAATAACCGCAACCATGACGCAGTTGATGTGGGTGTACTGGAAATGGTATTTCGGCTAATTTTCCCGCTCTTGCTATAATATGGCGAATTGTACGAGTGGCAATAGGTGTTTTACGCTCAGAAACAAAAATATAACTGCTTTCAGGATAGTTGCGTTTTAGTTGATGTAATGCTCTTAATTCTATTTCTCGTAAAGGATGTGTCGTATTATGTCCATGTTTTACTCGATGTATTTCGATATAACCTTCTTTTAAATCAACATAGCTCCATTTTAAAGCGATTAATTCGGCTGTTCGTAGTCCGTGACGAAACATTAATAAAATGATAGTGGAATCCCTGAGTCCATGCCTTCCTATTTTCCGTGCTATCTGAATCATTGTCTTGATTTCATCAAGCCGTAAATATTCTCTTTCTCTATTCGATTTTTGTTTGACTGGAGGTTGATTTAATTTAGACATTGCCGAAAATAGAAGTTGAGTGGTTAAATTTAACATAGCTATAACCCTCGAAAAATCATATCTAATTCCATTATACATTG comes from the Geminocystis sp. NIES-3708 genome and includes:
- a CDS encoding tyrosine-type recombinase/integrase; translation: MLNLTTQLLFSAMSKLNQPPVKQKSNREREYLRLDEIKTMIQIARKIGRHGLRDSTIILLMFRHGLRTAELIALKWSYVDLKEGYIEIHRVKHGHNTTHPLREIELRALHQLKRNYPESSYIFVSERKTPIATRTIRHIIARAGKLAEIPFPVHPHQLRHGCGYYLASRGHDTRAIQDYLGHKNIHHTVRYTQISPTRFESFWQD